A single region of the Epinephelus moara isolate mb chromosome 16, YSFRI_EMoa_1.0, whole genome shotgun sequence genome encodes:
- the LOC126402571 gene encoding putative nuclease HARBI1 — protein sequence MDALALLEDHANGRIRLERVFRDREDFLAHDDDWLISRFRLPRALLLDLIAELSPILERPTHRNRAIPAHIKVLTALGFLATGSFQRELSDRSGISQPSLSAALPAVLDGIIQMTSRYIRFPYTVVEQANSKRQFAAMSGFPNVIGAIDCTHIAIRAPSENEFVYVNRKNVHTINVQIICDPSMVLTNLVARWPGSTHDSFILAHSGVGNRLQAGAGRDGWLLGDSGYPLRRWLLTPFPNPQSAEERRFNIAHGRARSVVERAIGLLKNRWRCLDASGGRLLYHPRKVCKIIRACGVLHNLALRDAIPLPPDLPPPQHVDPDPQPPPRHEEHQHGARLREEVMRRV from the exons GGCTAATAAGCCGTTTCAGACTACCTAGAGCCTTGCTCTTGGATCTGATTGCTGAATTGAGTCCAATTTTAGAGCGACCAACCCACCGGAACCGCGCCATACCGGCACACATTAAAGTGCTGACAGCGTTGGGTTTCCTAGCAACGGGCTCGTTCCAGAGGGAATTATCCGACAG GTCTGGGATATCACAGCCATCCCTCAGTGCTGCACTGCCAGCTGTTTTGGATGGGATAATCCAAATGACCAGTCGCTACATCAGGTTTCCCTACACTGTTGTTGAACAGGCCAACAGCAAAAGGCAATTTGCAGCAATGTCCGGTTTCCCTAATGTAATCGGCGCAATTGACTGCACCCACATTGCTATAAGAGCCCCCAGCGAGAACGAATTTGTATATGTGAACCGAAAAAATGTGCACACcataaatgtacaaataattTGTGACCCCTCAATGGTGTTGACAAATTTAGTGGCACGGTGGCCTGGTTCAACacatgattcattcattttggcGCACAGCGGTGTAGGGAACAGACTGCAGGCAGGTGCTGGTCGTGATGGTTGGCTCCTCG GTGACAGCGGCTACCCACTGAGGCGGTGGCTCCTCACACCATTTCCAAACCCGCAGAGTGCGGAGGAACGGCGCTTCAACATAGCGCATGGCCGTGCACGTTCCGTTGTGGAGCGCGCCATCGGCCTGCTAAAAAATAGATGGAGGTGCTTAGATGCCTCAGGTGGCAGGCTGCTCTACCACCCCAGAAAAGTGTGCAAAATTATAAGAGCGTGTGGAGTACTGCACAATTTGGCACTGAGGGATGCAATCCCTCTCCCACCTGACCTCCCCCCCCCGCAACACGTAGACCCCGACCCACAGCCACCTCCCCGACATGAGGAACATCAGCATGGAGCAAGGCTACGTGAGGAAGTGATGCGGCGTGTGTAA